The genomic region AGCGCGACGGGAGGCCTCAGGCTCTGAGGAAGCGCGGGGTGGGCGAACCCCTACCGGGGCTGAGCCGCGCGCAGCTCCTCCACGAGGCGCTGGGCGGCGTAGACATGCTCGAGCGCGGCGAGCAACCCCGCCCCATGCACGGCCACCGCGCGGTGGGTTTGAGGCACGTAGGCGTACCGGGCCCCGAGCGAGTGCAGGTTGCTGTCGAAGATGAGCCCCACCACGTGCCCGTCCCTGTTCACCACGGGCGAGCCGGAGTTGCCGCCGATGATGTCGTTGGTGGTGGCCATGTCCAGCGGCGTCTCCTGAGGCACCTTGCCCTGAGCCGCCAGCCACGAGTCCGGCAGCCGGAAGGGCTCCTTGCCGGTGTGGCGGGCCCACGCACCGGCGAAGGTGGTGAGGGGCGCCACCGCGCGGCCATTCTCCTCCCAGCCCTTCACCGCGCCGTAGCTCAGGCGCAGGGTGAAGGTGGCATCCGGGTAACCCGTGGTGCCGTACACCGCGAGGTGCGCCTGGGCGATTCGCTCATTGCTGCGCTTGAGCACCGCCTCCACCGTGTCCTCGTAGCGCTTGCGCGCCGCGCGTGCCGCCGCGTCCACCTTGCGCGCCAGCACCACCATCGGATCCTCCGAGGCCTCCACCGCCGCCTTGCCGCCTTCCAGCAGCGCCTGCCGCACCTTCACGTCCCGGAGCTTCGAGCCCGTCACCAGCGCGCGCGCCAGCTCCGCCGGAGCCTCGCGGCCCAGCACCGCCTGGACGAAGGGCTCGTCGGCGCCCAGCGTCTCGCGCAGCCGGTTGAGGCTGAACGCCAGCGTGGCCACCTCCAGCTCCTCGGGAATGGGCGCCTCGCGCAGCAACTGCTGGCGAAGCGTGGGGAGCTGAGCATCCGTGTACTCCCGCAACCGCTCCGCGTTGGGCTTGGGCAGCTCCTCTGCGGCGCGCACCAGATGCCTCGCCAGGGTGAAGAGCTCGGACTGGAAGCCGTCTCCCGCCTCCTTCATGCGGTACTCGGGCAGCATGGGGCGGTACACCTGCAGCGCCTTGGCCACCTCCTCCCAGGCCCCCGCAGTGGAGGCCTTCAGCTTGGGGTTGGCGGTCACCCGGGCCCGCAGCGCCGCCTCCTCCTTTCGCTTCAGGGAGAGCAGCGATGGGTCCGCCAGCGCCTGGTGCCGACCGCGCAGCGCCTTGAGCCCGTTCTCCACCGAGCGCAGCCGCGCGCGGGTGGTGCGCAGGCGCTCCGGCGAGCCGCTGGAGAACTCGCGCAGCATGCCGCGCAGCTCCGAGAGGTGCAGCAGGGTGTAGGGCAGCGCCACGTCCCGCTGGAACTCCAGCTCCGCCACGCTGCTCTTGCGCTCGGTACCCCCTGGGTGGCCGGAGACGAAGACGAGCTCCCCCTCCTTCACGCTCTGCTTCGCCCAGGGCAGGTAGTGCGGGCTCTGGGCCGGCTGGCCATTCTCCCACACGCGCAGGAAGGCCACGTCATAGCCATAGCGGGGGAAGTTGAAGTTGTCCGGGTCTCCCCCAAAGCTGGCCATGGGGAACTCGGGGGCGAAGGCCAGGCGCACATCCTGGAAGCGGCGGTACTTATAAAGGTGGTACTTGCCTCCGTTGAAGAGCGTCACCACGTCACAGCGCACCTCTGGCCCGGTGGCGCACGCCGCCTCCACTTTGGCCATCTCCGCCTTGAGGCCTGTGTTGAAGGCCGCGCCGCTGAGCCCCTGAGTGGCGGCATTCATACGCGCGGTGATGTCCGTCATCTCCACGAGCTGATTGGCCTCCACCTTGGGGCAGCGCAGCTCATCCTTCGGCTCGGGCGCGACGAAGCCCGTGGCCAGCAGGTCCTTGCGCGGCGAGGACAGGTCCTCC from Hyalangium ruber harbors:
- a CDS encoding S46 family peptidase; amino-acid sequence: MYRLLLALGLLLSLSARAEEGMWTYDAFPSEAVKRAYGFAPTQAWLNQVRLGSVRLAGGCSASFVSPQGLVMTNHHCIRGCVEDLSSPRKDLLATGFVAPEPKDELRCPKVEANQLVEMTDITARMNAATQGLSGAAFNTGLKAEMAKVEAACATGPEVRCDVVTLFNGGKYHLYKYRRFQDVRLAFAPEFPMASFGGDPDNFNFPRYGYDVAFLRVWENGQPAQSPHYLPWAKQSVKEGELVFVSGHPGGTERKSSVAELEFQRDVALPYTLLHLSELRGMLREFSSGSPERLRTTRARLRSVENGLKALRGRHQALADPSLLSLKRKEEAALRARVTANPKLKASTAGAWEEVAKALQVYRPMLPEYRMKEAGDGFQSELFTLARHLVRAAEELPKPNAERLREYTDAQLPTLRQQLLREAPIPEELEVATLAFSLNRLRETLGADEPFVQAVLGREAPAELARALVTGSKLRDVKVRQALLEGGKAAVEASEDPMVVLARKVDAAARAARKRYEDTVEAVLKRSNERIAQAHLAVYGTTGYPDATFTLRLSYGAVKGWEENGRAVAPLTTFAGAWARHTGKEPFRLPDSWLAAQGKVPQETPLDMATTNDIIGGNSGSPVVNRDGHVVGLIFDSNLHSLGARYAYVPQTHRAVAVHGAGLLAALEHVYAAQRLVEELRAAQPR